In Deltaproteobacteria bacterium, a genomic segment contains:
- a CDS encoding aspartate carbamoyltransferase has product VYYEQSKALHGADVVMSLRMKEEYLHEAFIPTKEEYARRYSVKTELLDKYAPNAIVLAPGPFIRGVEIESKVLDSTRSRVNQQVANGVAVRMAVLFLLCQRQKTAEVSRGEEEFRYNA; this is encoded by the coding sequence GTTTACTATGAGCAGTCAAAAGCACTTCATGGAGCGGACGTAGTGATGTCGCTTCGCATGAAAGAGGAATACCTTCACGAGGCGTTTATTCCCACCAAAGAGGAATATGCCAGGCGCTATTCTGTGAAAACCGAATTATTGGATAAATACGCGCCAAATGCCATAGTTCTAGCACCTGGGCCATTTATAAGAGGTGTGGAAATTGAGTCCAAGGTTCTAGATAGCACGCGATCTAGAGTAAATCAGCAAGTTGCTAATGGCGTGGCTGTGAGAATGGCTGTGCTGTTTTTGCTTTGTCAAAGGCAAAAGACTGCTGAAGTTTCTCGCGGCGAAGAGGAGTTTAGATATAATGCCTAA